In a single window of the Anas acuta chromosome 24, bAnaAcu1.1, whole genome shotgun sequence genome:
- the TMEM81 gene encoding transmembrane protein 81, which translates to MTAMKTLGSRCTLGVLSCAFYLPLVVSFRRVTIPAELKSVVAKVAVNATSCSVTCGLGFKLEEMCEITPAGERRNCTMRRSPCLTTWGCGLLHFTVPVGKLFNFSCLSSDTVEFVSRAYTYTWRLAPGLITMNDVLFVPFRNPGFVVQFSPTRESDAGTYRCDVRMLKTFRVIKRVYFGVRVIRKDFVDLNFQKSLTHEQQLAANEVEGIKGNNTNVVVQQHFWQRKSFYKSLVGIGSGVIGVVLLRAALRSLQKILRRSDAETQPEF; encoded by the coding sequence ATGACTGCCATGAAGACCTTAGGGAGCAGGTGCACCCTTGGGGTGTTATCTTGTGCTTTCTACCTTCCACTGGTGGTCTCCTTTCGAAGAGTCACCATCCCGGCAGAGCTGAAGTCGGTGGTCGCTAAAGTTGCCGTGAACGCCACGTCCTGCAGTGTCACCTGCGGGCTGGGCTTCAAGCTGGAGGAGATGTGCGAGATCACCCCGGCCGGGGAGAGGAGGAACTGCACCATGCGCAGGTCCCCCTGCCTCACCACCTGGGGCTGTGGTTTGCTCCATTTCACCGTCCCGGTGGGCAAACTGTTCAACTTCAGCTGCCTGAGCTCGGACACGGTTGAGTTCGTGAGCCGAGCCTATACCTACACGTGGAGGCTCGCCCCAGGGCTCATCACCATGAACGACGTCCTCTTTGTACCTTTCAGAAACCCTGGTTTTGTCGTGCAGTTTTCCCCCACCAGGGAGTCGGACGCGGGGACGTACCGCTGCGATGTGCGGATGCTGAAGACGTTCAGGGTCATCAAGAGAGTTTACTTCGGGGTGAGAGTGATCCGAAAGGACTTTGTGGATCTGAACTTCCAGAAGTCCTTGACTCACGAGCAGCAGCTAGCAGCGAATGAGGTGGAAGGAATCAAAGGAAACAACACCAACGTAGTAGTGCAGCAGCACTTCTggcaaagaaaatcattttataaaTCCCTGGTAGGAATTGGAAGCGGAGTGATAGGAGTTGTCTTGCTGAGAGCAGCTCTCCGCTCCTTGCAGAAGATTTTGAGGAGAAGTGATGCAGAGACACAACCTGAGTTTTAA